Genomic segment of Streptomyces alboniger:
CGTCGCTCGTCCGCCGCGCGCTGGGCGAGGTAGGTGTGCCACCCGGTGTTGTGTACGTCGATGGCGGCGCGCCGCGGGTCGAGGTGGAAGACGCGGTTCACGGTGTCGGCGAGGAGCCCGGTGTCGTGGCTGATGAGTACGAGACCGCCGGGATACGACGACAGGTACCCGCGCAGCCAGCCGACCGAGTCGGCGTCGAGGTGGTTGGTCGGCTCGTCGAGCAGCAGCGTGTCGTGCCGCGAGAACAGGATCCGGGCCAGCTCGACGCGGCGCCGCTGGCCGCCCGACAGTTCGCCGACGGGCCGGTGCAGGGCCCGCTCGGGCAGTCCGAGCCCGGCGGCGACACGGGCGGCCTCCGCCTCGGCGGCGTAACCGCCGCGCGCCTGGAAACGGTCGTCCGCGCGGGTGTAGGCGGCCATGGCCCGCTCCTGCGCGGCCGGGCTCGTGGCGTCCGCCATGGCGGCCTCGGCGGCGCGCAGCGCGGTGACGGCCTCGTCCAGGCCGCGGGCGGAGAGGATGCGGTCGGTGACGGTGAGGGCGGGGTCGGCGGCGCCGGGGTCCTGGGCGAGGTGACCGACGGAGCCGGACCGGGTGACGGTGCCGGCGGCGGGGGCCGCGCCGCCCGCCAGGATCTTCATCAGGGTGGTCTTGCCGGCGCCGTTGCGGCCGACCAGGCCGATGCGGTCGCCGGGGGCGATGTGGAAGTCGACGCCGGACAGCAGGAGCCGGGCGCCGACGCGTACGTCGATGCCTCGTACGGTGATCATGGGGTAACGCTCCGCAATAGCGAATGGACACACGGGTGACGTGAGAGCGGGTGTCCTGGCTAGGAAACGCGGGGCGTAGACATGCGGGCGAGGCTACCGGCGCGGCCCCGCCCGGCGCACGGCCTTTTCCTCGCGCCCGGCCCCGCCGAGTTGCCCGCCGCCTCCGGCTCGCGGGGTCGCTGAGCTGCGGCTGCGGCATCCCCAAGGACGCGAGACCATCGACCCATGAGCGACATGGACGACCACGTCACCCTCCACCTCGCCCAGCACCCCGAGGCCGACGAACTCCTGGGACGCAGTCCGCTGGCCGCGCTGGTCGGGATGCTGCTCGACCAGCAGGTGCCGATGGAGTGGGCGTTCGCCGGTCCCTACACGATCGCCCAGCGGCTGAACGCGGCCGACCTCGACGCACACGAGATCGCGGCGTACGACCCCGAGGACTTCGCCACGCTCCTCGCCACGAAGCCGGCGGTCCACCGCTACCCCGGCTCGATGGCCAAGCGCATCCAGCAGCTCTGCCAGTACCTGGTGGACCACTACGAGGGTGACGCCACCGCCCTCTGGCAGGACGCCGACACCGGCGAGGAACTCCTCCAGCGCCTCAACGACCTGCCCGGGTTCGGCAAACAGAAGGCCCAGATCTTCCTGGCCCTCCTCGGCAAACAACTCGGCGTACGCCCCAGGGGCTGGCAGGAGGCCGCGGGCGACTACGGCGCCCCCGAGGCGTACCGCTCCGTCGCGGACATCACGGGCCCGGACTCCCTCCACAAGGTCCGCGCCCACAAACAGGAACTCAAAGCCGAGGCCAAGGCGGCCAAGGCGGCCAAGGAACCGAAGTCCAAGTAGGCCCGCCAACACCCCGGAACCCACTCGTTCGGGCGTTTCCGGGACCCCGGCGTGGACAGCATCGACCGGCTCTCGCTCACCTCGGCCCCTGCTCCCAGCGGACGTGTTTCCGCTTTGCCCCGTTTTCCGGTGGCATTTCCCAGGGGCGTACTCCGTCGCCATGGCTGCGCCCGGAGAGTCTTGACCGGTAGGCTTTCCGTGTGATCTTCAAGCGCATCGGAAACGGCCGGCCGTACCCCGACCACGGCCGGGAAAGCACCCGGCAGTGGGCGGACGTCGCGCCGCGCCCGGTCCGCCTCGATCAGCTCGTGACGACCAAGGGGCAGCTCGACCTGGAGACCCTGCTCGCCGAGGACTCGACGTTCTACGGCGACCTCTTCGCGCACGTCGTGAAGTGGCAGGGCGACCTCTACCTGGAAGACGGGCTGCACCGCGCGGTCCGCGCCGCGCTCCAGCAGCGCCAGGTGCTCCACGCGCGCGTACTCGAACTGGACTGACGGCCGCGTCATCATCCTCGCCTGCCCTCAGCGGCCCCCGTTGGCCCTTTTGGGTTGGACTGAGCCCCGGTCAATGATCATTTAGTAGGCATCACCGCCACGCCGCACTACGCTGCGCCCATGAGCATGCTCACTCCCCCCGGCATGGGCGGCGAATACCGCATCACGGGGGACAAATATCCGCGCATGCGCCGCACCGGCGGCCGCCGCAGGCTCGTGCTCGCGATCATCGCGTCCGCCGCGGCCGTGGGTCTGATCGGCTGGGGCACGTTGCAGCTCATCCACGTCTTCTCGGGCGGTGACAAGGCGTCGGCCACGGCCCCGGTCACTCCGGACTGCGCCGGCGAGCCGGACAAGCCCGCCGCCGAGGACAAGACCGAAGCAGGCACCAAGGCCGCGGCCAAACCGCTGCCCAAGCCCGGCCAGATCACCGTCAACGTCTTCAACGCCACGCCCCGTGGCGGCCTCGCCAAGAAAACCGCCGACGAGCTGAAGAAGCGCGGCTTCGCCATCGGCGAGGTGGGCAACGCGACGAAGCAGTTCGACAAGAAGGTCGAGGGCACCGGGATACTGCTCGGCGCCAAGGCGGCCGCAGGCACCGCGCTTCCCGTGCTCGGCACGCAGCTCGCGGGCGCCGAGCACAGGACCGACGCCCGCGAGGGCGGCGAGGTCGACCTGATCCTCGGCACGCGGTTCAAGGACCTGGCCAAAAAAGAGGACGCCGACAAGGCCCTGGCGGAACTCGCCAAGCCCAAGCCGGCGCCCAAGCCGTCCAGCGGCGCGAAGAACTGCTGACCGCTGCCGTTCCAGCAGGAAGCCGGAGAACAGGCAGCCGGAAACAGGCAGCAGGCAGACTCCGCTACTCCGCCGCCCCGTACATCCGGTCCCCCGCGTCGCCGAGCCCGGGCACGATGTAGCCCTGCTCGTTGAGCCGCTCGTCGACCGAGGCCGTCACGACCGTCACCGGCGTGCCCGCCAGCTCGCGCTCCATGACCTCGACGCCCTCGGGGGCGGCGAGCAGCACCACGGCGGTCACGTCGTCGGCGCCGCGCTTGATCAGCTCCCGGATCGCCGCGACGAGCGTGCCACCCGTGGCGAGCATCGGGTCCAGGACGTACACCTGGCGCCCGGAGAGGTCCTCGGGCATGCGCGTCGCGTACGTGGAGGCCTCCAGGGTCTCCTCGTTGCGGATCATGCCGAGGAAGCCCACCTCGGCGGTCGGGAGCAGCCGCACCATGCCGTCGAGCATGCCGAGGCCCGCCCGCAGGATCGGCACGACCAGCGGACGCGGGTACGAGAGCTTGACGCCCGTCGTCCTCGTCACCGGGGTGTCGATGTCGACCTGCTCGGTGCGCACGTCCCGGGTGGCCTCGTACGCGAGCAGGGTGACCAGCTCGTCGGCGAGGCGCCGGAAGGTCGGGGAGTCGGTGCGCTTGTCGCGCAGCGTGGTGAGTTTGTGCGCCACCAGCGGGTGGTCGACGACGTGGATCCGCATGACGTCAACAGTAACCGGGCCCGGGCCCGGCACCGCGCTGGCATCAACACCGCCGACCGGGGGAAGGTGGGGACGTACGAACCGAGGTGGTGTGGCCCATGGCGGAACGCAAGCCGGACGACGAGACCGATACCGAGCGCCGCAGGCGGCGTGCCCAGTTCCTGCGGGAGCGTGCCGAGGCCATCGAGCTCCGCGACCGCGTGAAGCCGCGCCGCGCCCGGGCGGCACGGATGCGTCAGCAGATGCGCATGCGTACGTTCCGCTGGTGACCGCCCCGGCGTGCGGCGGGCCCCGCGGGGGCACCGGATGAACGCGACGCGGACACAGCGGCCCGAAGACCTCTCCTGACGGCGCGGTTTCTGCCACGATTCCGAATGGGCGGGGCTCGACACAGCACTCCCCGCTCCCCGACCTCGCCGGGGGGACCCCAAACCGCCAACCGGCACTGCCTATGACCAGTGGGAGAGTCACGGTGTACTTCGCCGCACTGCTCGCGCGCACCGAAGACGGGTGGGAAGCGAGCGACACGGAGCTCGACGATGTGGAGACCCTGGCGGATCTGGCCGATCTGGCCCGTGAAGCCACGGCCGACTACGACGACGACACAGTGCTCGTCTTCATCGAACAGGAAGAAGCGTGGTTCGGCGTCGTCCGTGTGGACGGCGAGGAGGACCCGCGTATCTACGTCTCGGACGCGGCCGCGGCCGCCCGCAGCTCGTACGGGGAGATCCTGCTCACCGACGAGATGCTCGGCCGCGACCCGGGGGCCGACGACACGGTCGCCGACCTCGACGCACTCGACCTCGACGGTACGGAGGACGGAGAACCGGAGGATTCCGCCGACGACGGGGAGGAGGAGCCCGTCGAATCCGGTGACGCGGTGCCCGCGGGCCCGCTCGGCGACACGGAACTCCTCGCCGACCTCGGTGTGCCGCGCAAGGACCTGCTCGGCCTCGAGGCCGGGGACGCCCTGAACTCGATCGCCGACATCCTCGGCGCGGCGGAGGTGCTGGAGGCCGTCCGCTGAGTTCCGGGTGTGGACTAGGTTCCGGGTGTGGACCACCTCACCGAACACGACCCCGTACGCGACCGCTGGCGGGCGCCCATGCGGCTGGCTCTGGCCGAGGCCGAGCTGGCCGGCAGGGGCGGTGACGTACCCGTCGGCGCCGTCGTGCTGTCCCCGGACGGCACGACGGTGCTCGGCGCGGGGCACAACGAACGCGAGCTGACCGGCGACCCCACCGCGCACGCGGAGGTGCTCGCCCTGCGCAGGGCCGCCGCCGAACTGGGGCAGTGGCGGCTGACCGGCTGCACGCTCGTCGTGACACTGGAGCCCTGCACGATGTGCGCGGGCGCGCTCGTCCAGTCCCGCGTCGACCGGGTCGTCTACGGCGCGCGGGACGACAAGGCAGGAGCCGCGGGCTCGCTCTGGGACGTCGTACGCGACCGGAGGCTCAACCACCGCCCCGAGGTCGTCCACGGAGTCCTCGCGGAGGAGTGCGCCACCCCGCTGACGGACTTCTTCCGCAACCGGTGATACAGAGACCTGCCCAACGGATTTCAGAACACGGGCCACCTTGGGCTAGAGTTCCTCTCGGTAGCGTGTCCGAGCGGCCGAAGGAGCTCGCCTCGAAAGCGAGTGAAGGGTAACCCCCTTCCGTGGGTTCAAATCCCACCGCTACCGCTTCTCAGCACGAAGGGCCCGTCCATTGGACGGGCCCTTCGTCGTGCCACCGCGAAAGAGCCTGGGGAAAGAGCCTGAGGGAAGAGGCTGAGGGAGGAGGACGGGGGAAGCGGCATCGGGGGGACAAGCCGCTTCCCCCGATGGGGGCCGGCCCTCAAGTCCACGCCGTCGTCGGGGGGGAAGCGCACGGCGCGGACCCCGCAGTGGGGTCGGTCCCTCGCCCGCGGATTCCTGCCAGATCCGCCGGGCTCACTCTCCATCCTGCGCCCCGCGCGGGCCGCGCAGGGCAGGCAAAGGGCCTCTGCCGTCGGGCCGTTGGTCCCTAAAAGCCCGGTGAGTACGGGCCGGGTTAGACTCACCGCGGTCACAGGGGTCACACGGGGCGCGGGTAAGGGGAGGCCAGATCGTGGCGGTGCAGTGGAAGAAGATCGGCCTCTTCGTGGTGGTCGTCTTCGTGCTCTACGTGATCATCACCGACCCCGCCAAGGCCGCCGACTACGTGCAGATAGGGTTCGAAGGCATTTCGAGCGCCGCTCAGAGCATCGGTGACTTCATGACCTGGGTCGCCAACGGAGGCAAGGACTGAGCGGCCGCCCAGGCCGCCGGCGCCGCCCGGCCCCAGCCCTCTCCAAGGAGTGCCCGTGATCCGCCATCTGGTCCTCTTCAAGCTCAACGACGGTGTGCGGCGCGACGAGCCGCGCGTGGTCGAGGGCGTCAAGGCCTTCCGCGCCCTCGGCGAGCAGATCCCGGAGCTGACGTTCTGGGAGTGCGACTGGAACATCACCGACCGCCCCATCGCCTACGACTTCGCCATCAACTCGGCGGTCGAGGACACCGATGCGCTGAAGCGGTACATCGAGCACCCGGCCCACCAGGCGGGCGTCGCGCTGTGGCGGGAGTTCGCCACGTGGGTGATCGCCGACTACGAGTTCTGAACCACCGGGCGGGCCCTGCGCCCGAGGCTTTCCGAACGGCCCCGCACCATCGTGGTGCGGGGCCGTTCGGCGTCCTCGGCCCCAACTTCGCCCTCAACACGTAGTTATCGGGTGCTTGCACACAGTGCACATGTCTTGTGATGCTATGACCGCTTTTGACGGATGAGTTGACCGAGGTCGATCGACGAAGTGGCCAAGGTCGATCGAGCTTGACTGGGCTTGACTGAGAAGGGGTGGCGTTGACCGTGCCGGCCAGTACTGCGCCTGAGGCTCCACCCGCGAAGACGGCTCCGCCCGCCACGCCCGCCGCCACCGCCACCGCCACGACCAGTCCCCCCGCCAAGACCGCCCCGAGCGCCGGAAGCACCGGAAGCACCCGTGGAGCCGACACCCGGGCCCTCACCCAGGTCCTCTTCGGCCAGCTCAAGGAGCTGGAGCCGGGCAGCCCCGAGCACGGCCGGGTGCGCGGCGCCCTCATCGAGGCCAACCTGCCGCTCGTGCGGTACGCGGCGGCCCGCTTCCGCAGCCGCAACGAACCGATGGAGGACGTCGTCCAGGTCGGCACCATCGGGCTCATCAACGCCATCGACCGGTTCGATCCGGACCGCGGGGTGCAGTTCCCCACCTTCGCGATGCCGACGGTCGTCGGCGAGATCAAGCGGTACTTCCGCGACAACGTACGTACGGTTCACGTGCCGCGGCGGCTGCACGAGCTGTGGGTACAGGTGACCGGGGCGACCGAGGACCTCACCACCGCCTTCGGGCGCTCCCCGACGACCGCGGAGATCGCCGAGCGGCTGCGCATCACCGAGGAGGAGGTGCTCGCCTGCATCGAGGCGGGGCGGTCGTACCACGCGACGTCCCTGGAGGCCGCCCAGGAGGGCGACGGACTGCCCGGCCTGCTCGACCGGCTCGGCTACGAGGACCCCGCGCTCGACGGCGTCGAACACCGCGATCTCGTACGCCACCTCCTCGTCCAACTGCCCGAGCGGGAGCAGCGGATCCTTCTGCTCCGCTACTACAGCAATCTGACGCAATCACAGATCAGCGCCGAATTGGGCGTTTCCCAGATGCATGTGTCGAGACTGCTGGCCAGGAGCTTCGCACGACTTCGATCCGCAAATCGGATCGAGGCGTAACCGTATCGAGTGGAGTGCCGTCGGGGCTGTTCCCGACGGCACTGCTTGCTGAAAAGCCCCAGACCCCCTCTTTCCTGCACGGATGTCACCCTTGTTTGTCGACAAGTAACTACAGCGTGTTGCCGACATGTGACATTCTGCTGGAACCGCGTTTGCCGTAGCCCCACCTCCGGTATTCAGGTGGAGGCTGCGTTCCTCCGACGGGAGCGTCCGCCGCGACCGTCCGCGACCTCAAGGGGGTGGCATGTCCGCAGACCAGGGCAGCTCGAAGGTGCTCACGCTCACGCTCACGAAGAGCCCGAGCGAATCCGCACCCGCCGACGCGCTTCCGAGCGCACCCGACGCTCTCCAGAGCTCACCCGAAGCTCTCCAGAGCTCAACGGCCCCGGAAGCCATCGACACCCGGACCCTGTCCCGCTCCCTGTTCCTGCGGCTCGCCGCGCTCGACCAGGACAGCCCGGAGCGTGTCTACGTACGCGACACGCTCATCGAGCTCAACCTCCCGCTCGTGCGGTACGCGGCGGCCCGCTTCCGCAGCCGCAACGAACCGATGGAGGACATCGTCCAGGTCGGCACGATCGGCCTGATCAAGGCGATCGACCGTTTCGACTGCGAACGGGGCGTGGAGTTCCCGACGTTCGCCATGCCGACGGTCGTCGGTGAGATCAAGCGCTTCTTCCGCGACACCAGTTGGTCGGTGCGCGTCCCGCGCCGCCTCCAGGAGCTGCGGCTCGCCCTGACGAAGACGAGCGACGAGCTGGCCCAGCGGCTCGACCGCTCGCCGACCGTGCCCGAACTCGCGCTGGCGCTCGGGGTTTCGGAGGAGGACGTCGTCGACGGCCTCGCGGTGGGCAACGCCTACACCGCCTCCTCGCTCGACTCCCCTGCCCCCGAGGACGACGGCGGCGAGGGCTCCCTCGCGGACCGCCTCGGGTACGAGGACACAGCTCTGGAGGGCGTCGAGTACCGCGAGTCGCTCAAGCCGCTGCTGGCCAAGCTGCCGCCGCGCGAGCGCCGCATCATCATGCTGCGCTTCTTCGCCAACATGACGCAGTCGCAGATCGGCGAGGAGGTCGGCATCTCGCAGATGCACGTCTCGCGGCTGCTCACGCGGACGCTGGCGCAGCTGCGCGACGGCCTCATCTCGGACTGACGCGGTCCCTCAACCCGGACTGTCGCGACCGGAGTTGCTGACGGGGTTCCTCATTGACGGACCGTCAGCCACACTGACGCGATGCGACGTGGTGTTCGGAACGTGCTCGGTGCGTCCGTGGCCGTGGCGTGCCTCGGCGGGCTCCTCGCGGAGTGCGGAGGTGAGAGCGGCGGCGGCTATGTGGCGTCCGGCGTGCCGGATTCATCGCCGGACCGGGCTGCGGGCCCGACGGGTGACGTCAGGCTGATCCCGCTCGACGGAAGTGGCGGCAAGGGTGACTCGGAGGGGAAGTCACCTGCCGACAGCGGCAGTTCAGCCCCGGATGCCGGGGCCGGCCGCCCGGGCGGGGCCCCTGAAGCTCCTGACACTACCGAAGCTCCCCGATCCCCGGGGACTGCCAAAGCTCCTCGAACTCCTCAAGCCCCCGAAGCCCCTGAGACTTCTGAAGCTCCTGAGGCCGGCTCCTCCGGCGAACCGTCCCCCTCGGACCCGGGCCCGGCAGGCCCCGCCGAGCTGCGTGTCGGCGACCCGGAGCGCGCGCCCGCGGACAAGCGCTGGTGCGAGAAGGTGACGGTCACCTTCCGCAACACGGGGGGCTCCCCGGTCCGTTCGGGGGCGGTCACCTTCGGCACGCACATCATCGGCGCGCTGGGTATCGACTGGGGCACGGTCGAGTCGACCGTCCCCCTGCCGGTGCCGATCGCCTCCGGCGGGGAGAGGCGGAAGACCTGGCTGGTGTGCGTGGACGCGTGGCGCGTGCCGCTGGGCATGCGGGTGGAGACGCGTGAGGTCTCCACGAAGTGGACCTAGCGTCTGCCCTCCGGGGGCCGGTTCTTTGTGTGCGGGCGCGTCGTGCCCGCTCGCGCAGTTCCCCGCGCCCCTATCGGGGCACCCCTCATGACGGGCGTGACGAGATGCGCCCCGTCAGGGGCGCGGGGAACTGCGCGCCCAGCCACAGCGAGCCCGCGGGCAGAAGAAGCCCCACCCCCGCCAAAGCGCCGCCGCTACTTAAGCGCGAGCCACGCCACCGCCACCACCACCGCGACCGCGAGGACCACGCCGAGGATCAGGCCGACCCGCGGGCCGGAGGAAGAAGCCGCCGCCTGCTGGCGGCCCCGCGGGGCCTCGTCGACGAAGGCGCGGAACATCTGCGTGCTGCCGGCGGGATCGGGGTTGCCCTGGGATCCCTGGGGGTTGTGTGCCATGGGTCAGGACCCTAGCGAATGCACTGCTCCCGGCCCAACCCCTGCCCGCCTGGGACTTTACGACCGTACCCCCAGACCTTTGCCGACTCTTTAGGGCGTTGGTCCGGTTTTAGTTTGCCTGCGGCAACCAACTGCTTCTATCGTTGCCCTAAGCAACAAATACCCAGGAGGTGCCGTGGCCGCGCAGCGTCAGTACGAGGAGCTGGCCCGACAGCTCAGCGCCATCGGTGCCGTCAAGCGGGGCCTCGGGCGGGGGCTGCCCCACGACTGCCCCGGCGGGTCCGCCGCCGTCCTCGTACTCCTTGAGCGCCACGGCGCCATGCGGATGAGCCGGCTCGCGGAGCTGCTCGCCGTCGACATGTCGGTGACCAGCCGCCACGTCGCGCACGTCGCGGAGCGGGAGTGGATCGTCCGCGACCCCGACCCCGCCGACAAGCGCTCCCGCATCCTGCGGCTCACGCCCGAGGGCAAGGCCAAGGTCGACGAGCTGTCCGAGCTGTCCATCCGGACGCTCACCCACTACCTGCACGACTGGACCGACGACGAGGTCGTCCAGCTCAGCACGTTGCTCGCGCGTCTGCGCGACAGCTTCGGGGACTGCCGCGCGGCTTCGGCCCGGCTGCCCGACGTACAGACCACCCCAGAGACCACCCGTACACCCGCGTAAGAAAAGGAAACCCATGGCAACAACCACACCAGCCGGTGTGCGGGGCAGCCATGCCAAGCACGGAGCCCACCACGGTCACGCCGATGCGAACGCTCCGATGACGCACCGGCAGATCATGGAAGCGCTGTCCGGGCTGCTGCTCGGCATGTTCGTGGCGATCCTGTCGTCCACGATCGTCTCCAACGCCCTGCCCGAAATCATCGGTGACCTCGGCGGCGGCCAGTCCGCCTACACCTGGGTCGTCACCGCGTCGCTGCTCGCGATGACGGCGACCACCCCGCTGTGGGGCAAGCTGTCGGACCTCTTCAGCAAGAAGGCCCTGGTCCAGATAGCCCTGATCATCTACGTCGGCGGGTCGGTCGTCGCCGGTCTCTCGCAGAGCGCGGGCATGCTGATCGCCTGCCGCGTCGTGCAGGGCATCGGCGTCGGCGGTCTCTCCGCCCTGGCGCAGATCGTCATGGCCGCGATGATCTCCCCGCGCGAGCGCGGCCGTTACTCCGGCTACCTCGGCGCGACCTTCGCCGTCGCCACCGTCGGCGGACCGCTGCTCGGCGGCGTCATCACCGACACCTCGTGGCTCGGCTGGCGCTGGTGCTTCTACGTCGGCGTGCCCTTCGCGATCATCGCGCTGATCGTCCTCCAGAAGACCCTGAAGCTCCCCGTCGTCAAGCGCGACGTGAAGGTCGACTGGGCCGGCGCCTTCTTCATCAGCGCCGCCGTCTGCCTGCTGCTCGTCTGGGTCACCTTCGCCGGTGACAAGTACGACTGGATGTCGTGGCAGACCGGCGCCATGGTCGGCGGCTCGATCGTCCTCGGGCTGCTCTTCGTCCTCGTCGAGTCCAAGGCCAGCGAGCCGATCATTCCGCTGCGGCTCTTCCGCAACCGCACCATCACGCTCGCCTCGCTCGCCTCGCTCTTCGTGGGTGTCGCGATGTTCGTGGGCACGGTCTTCTTCAGCCAGTACTTCCAGCTGGCGCGGGGCGAGTCCCCGACGATGTCCGGCGTCATGACGATCCCGATGATCGGCGGTCTGTTCATCTCGTCCACCGTCTCGGGCCAGGTCATCACCAAGACGGGCAAGTGGAAGGCCTGGCTGGTCAGCGGTGGTCTGCTGGTGACGGCGGGCCTCGGTCTGCTCGGCACCATCCGGTACGACACCGAGTACTGGCACATCGCGATCTACATGGCCCTGATGGGTCTCGGCATCGGCATGATGATGCAGAACCTGGTGCTCTGCACGCAGAACCAGGTCGAGCCGCAGGACCTCGGTGCCGCCTCCTCCGTCGTCACCTTCTTCCGCTCGCTGGGCGGTGCGATGGGTGTCTCGGCGCTCGGCGCCATCATGGCCACGCGCATCACCGACTACGTGAAGGACGGCATCACCGACCTCGGCCCGAAGGCCGCCGCGCAGTTCGGCCACGGCGGCACCGGTGGCGGTGGCATCCCCGACCTGGACAAGATCCCCGAGCCGTTCCGCACGGTGATGGAGAGCGCGTACGGGCACGGCATCGCCGACGTCTTCCTGATCGCCGCGCCGATGGCACTGATCGCCTTCCTGATCACACTGTTCATCAAGGAGGTTCCGCTGCGGACGTCGGGCGCGCTCGCCCAGGCCGCGTCGGGCCCCGCGGACTCCACGGACTCCGCAAGCTCCCCGAGCGGTGCCGCACCGGCCGCCGCGGCCGTCGCCGACGAGCCCGTGCTCGCCTCCGTCGCCGCGCGCACCGAGACCGGGCCCGAGGGCACGCAGCGGCTCGCCGCCGTGGCGTCCGCCGCCGAGGCATCGGCCGGGGGACTTCCGCCGGTCACCCACGGCATCCCGGTGCACGGCTACGTCCGCGGCGCCGAGAGCGCGCCCGTGCCGCAGGCCGCGGTCACGCTGATCTCCCTCGGGGGACGCCAGCTGGGCCGCGCGGTCGCCCAGGGCGACGGGGCCTACGCCCTCGACGCCCCCGGCGCCGGTTCGTACGTGCTCATCGCCTCCGCCGACGGGTTCCAGCCGCAGGCGTCGACCGTCGTCGTCGGCGAGGACGCCCTCGCGTACGACATCCTGCTCAGCGGCACCAGCGGGCTGAGCGGGCTCGTGCGGGACGCGGACAGCAAGCTGCCGGTCTCCGGGGCCATGGTCATCGTGACCGATGTACGCGGTGATGTCCTGGCCACCGGACTCTCCGGCGAGCAGGGCGAGTTCACCTTCGCCGAGCTGGTGCCGGGCAGTGTGACCATCGCGGTGAACGCCGCCGGTCACCGGCCCGTCGCGCTGCCGGTCGAGGTCGGCGGGACCGGGGTCACCCGGGTCGAGGTCGAGCTGAACTCCGGTGCGCGGGTTCTCGGCACGGTGCGCGCGGGCGGCTCGGCTCTGAACGACGCCCGGGTCACGCTGGTGGACGCCGCCGGCAACGTGGTCGCCACCGCGACCACCGGGGCGGACGGGGCGTACGCCTTCACCGACCTCGACAGCGGTGAGTACACGGTCATCGCGACCGGATACCCGCCGGTGGCGACCGGC
This window contains:
- a CDS encoding MFS transporter, which translates into the protein MATTTPAGVRGSHAKHGAHHGHADANAPMTHRQIMEALSGLLLGMFVAILSSTIVSNALPEIIGDLGGGQSAYTWVVTASLLAMTATTPLWGKLSDLFSKKALVQIALIIYVGGSVVAGLSQSAGMLIACRVVQGIGVGGLSALAQIVMAAMISPRERGRYSGYLGATFAVATVGGPLLGGVITDTSWLGWRWCFYVGVPFAIIALIVLQKTLKLPVVKRDVKVDWAGAFFISAAVCLLLVWVTFAGDKYDWMSWQTGAMVGGSIVLGLLFVLVESKASEPIIPLRLFRNRTITLASLASLFVGVAMFVGTVFFSQYFQLARGESPTMSGVMTIPMIGGLFISSTVSGQVITKTGKWKAWLVSGGLLVTAGLGLLGTIRYDTEYWHIAIYMALMGLGIGMMMQNLVLCTQNQVEPQDLGAASSVVTFFRSLGGAMGVSALGAIMATRITDYVKDGITDLGPKAAAQFGHGGTGGGGIPDLDKIPEPFRTVMESAYGHGIADVFLIAAPMALIAFLITLFIKEVPLRTSGALAQAASGPADSTDSASSPSGAAPAAAAVADEPVLASVAARTETGPEGTQRLAAVASAAEASAGGLPPVTHGIPVHGYVRGAESAPVPQAAVTLISLGGRQLGRAVAQGDGAYALDAPGAGSYVLIASADGFQPQASTVVVGEDALAYDILLSGTSGLSGLVRDADSKLPVSGAMVIVTDVRGDVLATGLSGEQGEFTFAELVPGSVTIAVNAAGHRPVALPVEVGGTGVTRVEVELNSGARVLGTVRAGGSALNDARVTLVDAAGNVVATATTGADGAYAFTDLDSGEYTVIATGYPPVATGLTVTGSGIDGHDIELAHPGE